The proteins below come from a single Dehalococcoidia bacterium genomic window:
- a CDS encoding polyprenyl synthetase family protein: MTDRRALADLFGPIAAELPAVDRTLQSVKNVPFPLLADLIGHVLNKSGKKLRPALTLLAGRPFAYEANLHRLIPMASAMELLHTATLVHDDMVDDATTRRGQSTLNSFVSRGAAVLVGDYLFAKSADLVAETENVRVMTLFARTLMTICDGELHQLFSSFNWKQSRDEYYHRINGKTASVFSTSTESGATLAEASPREIAALRDYGYNLGMAFQIVDDVLDYIGDEAELGKPAASDLRNGTVTLPALLLMERLPDRNPIKELFESDRSEQAIAATVALIRETGVIEESLAVAQEFSRKAIAALDPIPDGDAKAALIALVDALVARSF; this comes from the coding sequence ATGACCGACCGCCGCGCGCTCGCCGACCTGTTCGGCCCGATTGCGGCTGAGCTGCCGGCTGTCGATCGAACGCTCCAAAGTGTGAAAAATGTGCCGTTTCCGCTGCTTGCCGACCTGATCGGCCACGTGCTGAACAAGTCGGGCAAGAAGCTTCGACCGGCGCTCACCCTGCTCGCGGGTCGGCCGTTTGCCTACGAAGCGAACCTCCACCGCCTCATCCCTATGGCGAGCGCGATGGAACTGCTGCATACTGCCACGCTCGTCCACGATGACATGGTGGATGACGCGACGACCCGCCGCGGCCAGTCGACGCTCAACAGCTTTGTCAGCCGCGGCGCGGCCGTGCTGGTGGGCGACTACCTCTTCGCGAAGTCCGCCGATCTCGTTGCTGAGACCGAAAATGTTCGCGTGATGACCCTGTTCGCGCGAACGCTGATGACTATCTGCGATGGGGAGCTCCATCAGCTGTTTTCGAGCTTCAACTGGAAGCAGAGCCGCGACGAGTATTACCACCGGATCAACGGCAAAACCGCCTCGGTCTTCTCCACCTCGACCGAGTCCGGCGCGACGCTTGCCGAAGCGTCGCCCAGGGAGATCGCTGCGCTGCGCGATTATGGGTATAACCTCGGCATGGCGTTTCAGATCGTCGACGACGTCTTGGACTATATCGGCGATGAAGCGGAGCTGGGCAAGCCGGCGGCGAGCGACCTCCGGAACGGCACGGTTACCCTGCCGGCGCTGCTGCTGATGGAGCGCCTGCCCGACCGCAACCCGATCAAGGAGCTGTTCGAAAGCGACCGAAGCGAACAGGCGATCGCGGCGACGGTGGCGCTTATCCGCGAGACTGGGGTGATCGAAGAGAGCCTCGCCGTCGCCCAAGAGTTCAGCCGGAAAGCGATTGCCGCCCTCGACCCGATCCCGGACGGCGACGCCAAAGCGGCACTCATCGCGCTCGTCGACGCCCTCGTCGCGCGGTCTTTCTAA
- a CDS encoding TatD family hydrolase gives MFVDAHAHLDDAQYDDVAAVIRRAEQGGVRAIVSCGVDIASSRAAVALAEQFPIVWAAVGIHPNETARARADDLDELRRLAAHPKVVAIGEIGLDYYRDWAPREVQQRWFEQQLDLAAELGLPVCIHARDAYPAVLATLRAWRERGAASQRGMLHCFSGTLAEAAEGVALGMAISIAGPVTYPKATALAEVVRAVPLDRLLTETDAPYLAPQAIRGKRNEPAWVAEVAARIAELKDAPLEEVAACTATTARRLFNIPE, from the coding sequence ATGTTCGTTGACGCTCACGCCCACCTCGACGATGCCCAGTACGATGATGTCGCGGCCGTGATCCGCCGCGCCGAACAGGGCGGCGTGAGAGCGATTGTCAGCTGCGGCGTCGATATCGCAAGCAGCCGAGCGGCCGTAGCGCTCGCCGAGCAGTTCCCCATCGTCTGGGCAGCTGTCGGCATCCATCCGAACGAGACAGCCCGCGCCCGCGCAGACGACCTCGATGAACTGCGGCGGCTCGCGGCGCACCCGAAAGTCGTCGCCATCGGCGAGATCGGGCTCGACTACTACCGAGACTGGGCGCCGCGCGAGGTGCAGCAGCGGTGGTTTGAGCAGCAGCTCGACCTTGCTGCCGAGCTTGGGCTCCCCGTCTGCATTCATGCGCGGGACGCCTATCCCGCAGTGCTGGCAACCCTGCGCGCCTGGCGGGAGCGCGGCGCCGCGAGCCAGCGGGGGATGCTGCACTGCTTCTCCGGCACGCTTGCCGAGGCCGCGGAAGGGGTCGCGCTCGGCATGGCGATCTCGATTGCCGGCCCCGTGACCTATCCCAAGGCGACTGCGCTCGCTGAGGTCGTGCGGGCGGTCCCGCTCGACCGGCTGCTCACGGAAACTGATGCGCCCTATCTCGCACCGCAAGCCATTCGCGGCAAACGCAACGAACCTGCCTGGGTTGCCGAGGTGGCGGCCCGGATCGCCGAGTTGAAAGACGCGCCGCTCGAGGAGGTGGCTGCATGTACCGCGACGACCGCCCGTCGGCTGTTCAACATCCCCGAATGA
- the metG gene encoding methionine--tRNA ligase, producing MSETIFIGVAWPYANGPVHVGQLAGCYLPADIFARFHRLKGNAVLMVSGSDQHGTPITVKAEMEGVSPAEIVARYHAMFLETWDRLGIRFDLFTTTGTDNHREVVHRIFNKLLAQDDLYRRTENGIYDPVARRFLPDRYVEGTCPYCSYPRARGDQCENCGRQLEPTQLIDMRSVLSQGKPEIRPTEHFFFRLSKYREPLLEWVRRQEHWRPNVRNFTIRYLEEGLIDRAITRDIEWGVPVPVPGFEQKRIYVWFEAVIGYLSASIEWAVRQGDPDLWRRWWSPGAKSYYFIGKDNIPFHTMIWPAMLMAYGDLVLPYDVPANEFMNLERRKISTSQNWAVWVLDVLDRYDPDQLRYYVAAVLPETNDGDFSWRDFWRRNNDELVATYGNLVNRVLTFTVRNFEGRVPEPGPLGEADLALLTRIESAFAAVDEAIAAVRLRDGLREAMALAQETNRYLDEQAPWNAIKSDRQHAARALYTALQAINALKVLLAPYLPFSSARLHEMLGFSEPLEANGFRPGHVPAGQQLGTPIPLFKKLDESIVEEEQAKLGAADVR from the coding sequence GTGAGCGAGACGATCTTCATCGGCGTGGCTTGGCCATATGCGAATGGCCCCGTGCATGTTGGTCAGCTTGCCGGCTGCTATCTCCCCGCGGACATCTTCGCGCGGTTTCACCGGCTGAAAGGGAACGCGGTCCTCATGGTGTCGGGCAGCGACCAGCACGGCACGCCGATCACGGTCAAGGCAGAGATGGAGGGGGTCTCCCCGGCGGAAATCGTTGCCCGCTACCACGCCATGTTTCTGGAGACGTGGGACCGGCTGGGTATCCGCTTCGATCTCTTCACGACCACAGGCACCGACAACCACCGCGAGGTGGTGCACCGCATCTTCAACAAGCTGCTCGCCCAAGATGACCTCTACCGGCGCACCGAGAACGGCATCTACGACCCGGTGGCGCGCCGCTTCCTCCCCGACCGCTACGTCGAGGGCACCTGCCCCTACTGCAGCTATCCGCGCGCGCGCGGCGATCAGTGCGAGAACTGCGGCCGCCAACTCGAGCCGACCCAGCTGATCGACATGCGGAGCGTCCTCTCCCAAGGCAAGCCGGAGATCCGCCCGACCGAGCACTTCTTCTTCCGCCTCTCGAAATATCGGGAGCCGCTGCTCGAGTGGGTGCGGCGCCAAGAGCATTGGCGTCCGAACGTGCGCAATTTCACCATCCGCTATCTCGAAGAGGGGCTGATCGACCGGGCGATCACGCGCGATATCGAATGGGGGGTCCCGGTGCCGGTTCCGGGGTTTGAGCAGAAGCGGATCTACGTCTGGTTCGAAGCGGTGATCGGCTATCTGTCGGCCAGCATCGAATGGGCAGTGCGCCAAGGCGACCCCGACCTCTGGCGGCGCTGGTGGAGCCCCGGCGCGAAGAGCTACTACTTCATCGGCAAAGACAACATCCCTTTCCACACCATGATCTGGCCGGCCATGCTGATGGCGTACGGCGACCTCGTCCTGCCCTACGACGTGCCGGCGAACGAGTTCATGAACCTCGAGCGGCGCAAGATCTCCACCAGCCAGAACTGGGCAGTCTGGGTGCTCGACGTCCTCGACCGCTACGACCCTGACCAGCTCCGCTACTACGTCGCGGCTGTGCTTCCCGAAACGAACGACGGCGACTTCTCCTGGCGCGACTTCTGGCGGCGGAACAACGACGAACTGGTCGCCACCTACGGCAATCTTGTCAACCGGGTGCTTACCTTCACCGTCCGCAACTTCGAAGGGCGCGTGCCCGAGCCGGGCCCTCTCGGCGAGGCGGACCTCGCCCTGCTCACCCGCATCGAGAGCGCCTTCGCCGCCGTCGACGAGGCGATCGCTGCCGTTCGGCTGCGCGACGGGCTGCGCGAGGCGATGGCGCTTGCGCAAGAGACAAACCGCTACCTCGACGAGCAGGCACCTTGGAACGCCATCAAGAGCGACCGGCAGCACGCGGCGCGAGCGCTCTACACGGCCCTCCAAGCGATCAATGCCCTGAAGGTGCTCCTCGCGCCCTACCTTCCCTTCAGTTCGGCGCGGCTCCACGAGATGCTGGGCTTCAGCGAGCCGCTGGAGGCAAACGGCTTCCGTCCGGGGCATGTCCCGGCCGGGCAGCAGCTTGGCACGCCAATACCGCTCTTCAAAAAGCTGGATGAATCGATCGTCGAGGAAGAGCAAGCAAAGCTTGGGGCGGCGGATGTTCGTTGA
- a CDS encoding GNAT family N-acetyltransferase: MEGRRSTTELLPRTSNCTVSARRRVDWQAMTYRIRPAEPADVPAIVRLIQGLAEYEGLPAAPDECRLREHLFGDRPWVEALVAEEGGQVVGFALFFSTYSTFLTQPGIYLEDLYVEPRHRRRGIGRALLSRVAAIAVARGCARLEWAVLRWNAPAIAFYDRLGAVPLDEWQIRRLSGEALHRVAALDGEGGA, translated from the coding sequence TTGGAAGGCAGGCGCTCTACCACTGAGCTACTCCCGCGCACGTCCAATTGTACCGTCTCGGCGCGGAGGAGGGTAGACTGGCAAGCGATGACGTATCGCATCCGTCCGGCAGAGCCAGCGGATGTTCCCGCGATCGTTCGGCTCATCCAAGGGTTGGCAGAGTACGAAGGGCTGCCAGCGGCGCCGGATGAATGCCGGCTGCGCGAGCATCTCTTCGGCGATCGCCCCTGGGTCGAGGCGCTCGTCGCGGAAGAGGGCGGGCAGGTCGTCGGCTTTGCGCTCTTCTTCTCGACCTACTCCACCTTCTTGACCCAGCCGGGCATCTACCTCGAAGACCTCTACGTTGAGCCGCGCCACCGTCGGCGAGGCATCGGGAGAGCGCTCTTGAGTCGGGTTGCAGCGATTGCGGTGGCGCGCGGCTGCGCTCGCCTCGAGTGGGCTGTGCTCCGCTGGAATGCGCCGGCGATCGCGTTCTACGACAGGCTCGGGGCAGTGCCGCTCGACGAGTGGCAGATCCGTCGGCTGAGCGGCGAGGCGCTGCACCGTGTCGCTGCGCTCGACGGAGAAGGCGGCGCTTAG
- a CDS encoding glycosyltransferase family 39 protein yields MTAARRLAPWLVLALFVAIAAWLRFWNAAGWPYGLEYDEGLAGTDALRVLAGEFQIYFREAYREPLYVYLIAPFVAWLGREPLALRLPMMLLGIIMVPLTFMLARDLFDSLGRQRATLIALLAAGLVGTTFWPLVISRTAIPNAALPPFAALTVWLFWRAWSAAPPAWGRFFAAGAALGVTLYCYLPARLLPVVLVGFLAAHAVLAGNEPILRRHWRGMAVAGAVSALIWLPLGLYYLQDPGAFTGRASHVSVFRPGIPEGSVPLALLRTTREAVGAFLWQGDPNWYHNLPGRPIFDPPVAALAVIGAVALLARARRPESLLVLVWAGGMLLPGILSDDNNPNTARLVSMIPVAFLFPAIGFEALLRLVTARAPRLWPAGAAVGVGLVLLVAVGTASTFAFWAEHPEAQAARSGEAFDAVAAMNARAHEPGVFFLLPISNAWPPSRNYQHRSIQFLYRGPAPYVFLRIDDNETPDALTQLCRACRRIYTFVWEKGPHIDADPKGLVPFLLNRAGLDVVGEERRGFDFLGFDLPPAADFRLPPLAPTQCILGGRLEAVAFDVAPTWSGRDLAVIVRWRLLAAGRNDERLSYRAFDSAGRLVGQVDRPLLANDHWGTSRWKAGDEALDAVILPVRPGTLPGPLRIEVVAYHAGPPAAGTLTTVDFPPPRIPYRPEDLELDVTAAYEAGGARLIGYLIASRSAPPGGTVDVTLIWQLLAPEPTLPPVEVIAVRSDDRGQTLLGQSGESRMTLPGRLPVGQLVADYRTVAMLPEASAGSAAIEVRASGRVVAAGGTIEVRPP; encoded by the coding sequence GTGACTGCGGCGAGACGGCTCGCTCCGTGGCTGGTGCTAGCGCTGTTCGTCGCGATCGCCGCCTGGCTGCGCTTCTGGAACGCCGCCGGCTGGCCCTACGGTCTCGAGTATGACGAAGGGCTGGCCGGAACCGACGCGCTGCGGGTGCTGGCGGGCGAGTTCCAGATCTACTTCCGCGAAGCGTATCGCGAACCGCTCTATGTCTATCTGATCGCCCCCTTCGTCGCCTGGCTCGGCCGCGAGCCGCTGGCGCTGCGGCTGCCGATGATGCTGCTCGGCATCATCATGGTGCCTCTCACTTTCATGCTCGCGCGCGACCTCTTCGACAGTCTCGGTCGCCAGCGCGCGACCCTGATCGCGCTGCTCGCCGCAGGACTCGTCGGCACAACGTTTTGGCCGCTTGTCATCAGCCGGACGGCCATTCCGAACGCTGCGCTTCCCCCCTTTGCTGCGCTTACGGTCTGGCTGTTCTGGCGGGCCTGGAGCGCCGCGCCGCCAGCGTGGGGCCGATTTTTCGCCGCCGGGGCTGCTCTCGGCGTCACGCTGTATTGCTATCTTCCTGCTCGGCTGCTCCCCGTCGTCCTCGTCGGCTTCCTCGCAGCGCACGCGGTACTCGCCGGGAACGAGCCAATCTTGCGCCGTCATTGGCGCGGGATGGCGGTCGCAGGCGCGGTGAGCGCGCTGATCTGGCTGCCGCTCGGACTGTACTACCTGCAGGACCCAGGAGCATTCACCGGACGAGCGAGCCATGTTTCGGTCTTCCGGCCGGGCATCCCGGAGGGGAGCGTGCCGCTTGCTCTGCTGCGGACGACGCGCGAGGCGGTCGGGGCCTTTCTCTGGCAGGGCGACCCGAACTGGTATCACAACCTTCCGGGCCGGCCGATCTTCGACCCGCCGGTGGCCGCACTTGCAGTCATTGGCGCCGTGGCGCTGCTGGCGCGGGCGCGCCGGCCGGAGTCGCTCCTCGTGCTGGTCTGGGCGGGAGGAATGCTGCTGCCAGGCATCCTTTCCGACGACAACAACCCGAATACGGCGCGATTGGTCTCGATGATTCCGGTCGCCTTTCTCTTCCCAGCAATCGGGTTCGAGGCGCTGCTGCGCCTCGTCACTGCTCGTGCGCCTCGTCTCTGGCCGGCCGGAGCGGCCGTGGGCGTGGGGCTGGTGTTACTCGTCGCTGTCGGCACCGCGAGTACGTTCGCGTTCTGGGCGGAGCACCCGGAGGCACAGGCGGCGCGCAGCGGCGAGGCCTTCGACGCGGTGGCGGCGATGAATGCCCGCGCTCACGAACCCGGCGTGTTCTTCCTGCTGCCGATCAGCAACGCCTGGCCGCCAAGCCGCAACTACCAGCACCGGTCGATCCAGTTTCTCTACCGCGGGCCGGCGCCGTACGTCTTTCTCCGGATTGACGACAACGAGACGCCGGACGCCCTGACCCAACTGTGCCGTGCCTGTCGGCGGATCTACACGTTCGTCTGGGAGAAGGGACCCCATATCGACGCCGACCCGAAAGGGCTTGTGCCGTTCCTCCTCAACCGCGCCGGGCTGGATGTGGTCGGCGAAGAGCGGCGCGGCTTCGACTTTCTCGGCTTCGACCTCCCGCCGGCAGCGGATTTCCGGCTGCCGCCGCTCGCGCCGACGCAGTGTATCCTCGGCGGCCGGCTCGAGGCAGTCGCGTTCGATGTCGCCCCCACTTGGAGCGGACGCGATCTCGCCGTGATCGTGCGCTGGCGGCTGCTGGCAGCAGGCAGGAACGACGAACGGCTCTCCTACCGCGCCTTCGACAGTGCCGGTCGGCTCGTCGGCCAAGTCGATCGTCCGCTGCTTGCCAATGACCACTGGGGAACAAGCCGCTGGAAGGCCGGCGACGAAGCGCTCGACGCCGTTATCCTGCCCGTGCGCCCGGGAACTCTTCCCGGACCGCTCCGGATCGAGGTCGTTGCCTATCACGCCGGCCCGCCGGCAGCCGGCACCCTGACAACCGTCGACTTTCCCCCGCCGCGCATCCCCTATCGGCCAGAGGATCTCGAACTCGACGTCACCGCAGCCTATGAGGCCGGGGGGGCGCGGCTCATCGGCTACCTGATCGCCAGCAGGAGCGCGCCTCCCGGCGGGACCGTCGACGTTACGCTGATCTGGCAGCTGCTTGCGCCGGAGCCAACGCTTCCCCCGGTTGAGGTGATCGCGGTCCGAAGCGACGACCGCGGCCAGACCCTGCTCGGCCAGTCAGGCGAGAGCAGGATGACCCTCCCGGGCCGCCTCCCTGTCGGCCAGCTCGTCGCCGACTACCGCACAGTGGCGATGCTGCCAGAAGCATCGGCAGGGAGCGCAGCGATCGAGGTGCGCGCAAGCGGAAGGGTGGTCGCCGCCGGCGGAACCATCGAGGTGCGGCCGCCGTAG